GACCCCTCCCAGAGCCAGCGGCAGCCCACTTCCACCTCACGTGACCCTGATCCCTCCCAGAGCCAGCGGCAGCCCACTTCCACCTCCCGTGGCCCTGATCCCTCCCAGAGCCAGCGGCAGCCCACTTCCACCTCCCGTGGCCCTGATCCCTCCCAGAGCCAGCGGCAGCCCACTTCCACCTCCCGTGGCCCTGATCCCCCCAGAGCCAGCGGCAGCCCACTTCCACCTCCCGTGACCCTGACCCCTCCCAGAGCCAGCCCACTTCCACCTCACGTGACCCTGATCCCTCCCAGAGCCAGCGTCAGCCCACTTCCATCTCCCGTGACCCTGATCCCCCCAGAGCCAGCGGCAGCCCACTTCCACCTCACATGACCCTGATCCCCCCAGAGCCAGCGTCAGCCCACTTCCACCTTCCGTGACCCTGACCCCTCCCAGAGCCAGCCCACTTCCACCTCCCGTGACCCTGATCCCCCCAGAGCCAGCGGCAGCCCACTTCCACCTCCCGTGACCCTGACCCCTCCCAGAGCCAGCCCACTTCCACCTCGCGTGACCCTGATCACTCCCAGAGCCAGCGGCAGCCCACTTCCACCTCCCGTGACCCTGACCCCTCCCAGAGCCAGCGGCAGCCCACTTCCACCTCCCGTGACCCTGATCCCCCCAGAGCCAGCGGCAGCCCACTTCCACCTCACGTGACCCTGATCCCCCCAGAGCCAGCAGCAGCCCACTTCCACCTCACGTGACCCTGATCACTCCCAGAGCCAGCGGCAGCCCACTTCCACCTCCCGTGACCCTGACCCCTCCCAGAGCCAGCAGCAGCCCACTTCCACCTCACGTGACCCTGATCACTCCCAGAGCCAGCGGCAGCCCACTTCCACCTCACGTGACCCTGATCACTCCCAGAGCCAGCGGCAGCCCACTTCCACCTCACGTGACCCTGACCCCTCCGAGAGCCAGCCCACTTCCACCTCACGTGACCCTGACCCCTCCCAGAGCCAGCCTCAACAGATCTTGTGGTAGCCACCTGCAGGCGCCGAATCTCCAGCTCTCTCTTGTGCTGCTCCTCTTGCTCCGCGGCATCCCTCAACTTGGTGGCCTCCTTCCTCAGTATTGTGAAGGCTTGGTCCTCCACCTTCAGACGCTGCAGCCTGTGGGATGAGAGCATCATCTGGTTACACACCCCCTGACCCCCCCAGTCACACACCCCCCTCCCCGGAGCCCCCCGGTCACCCCAGCCTCACCGGCGGCGCAGAGCCTTCATGTTCTCCTCCTTGTTCCAGGCCATCAGAGCGGCGTGTTCCACAGCTTCCAGGTGAAGACGCTGCTCTGCGAATGATCCCACCTGCTGCTCGAAGCGTGAACGCAACATCTCCTCTTTAAAGTCGGCCCTACATGGGAGGAGCAAAGTGCATAAAGTAGGCGGAGCATCAGACATGCCCCTCGGAGGGTGCACTTCTATACAGCTGCCCAGCCCCCGGGGTCACACAGCAGGTAGGTGTCAGGGGTTACCTCATGGCGCCCAGGATGGCCGTGTACTCCCTGTAGCGGTGCCGCACATTCAGAAGTTCCTCTATACAGACCATGGGGGGGTATTTGATTCGTGAGGCTTTAGATTTTGCAGGAGGGTCTGTGCGAGACTTGCGTCCCCTGGTGGCTGTTACACAGGGAGGGCAGGAGAGGCGGAGGAGAAGCAGGGCCTGGGGAAGCCGCAGCATGGTGACCcctgacagcagatctccagaggGGCACAACGTCCAATCACCGGCAGGAGGACGACCACAGCAGAGACCTGCAGGAGACATCAGGAGGATCAGCAccgaggagaggaggggggagagagcgGGACCGAGGTCAGCACCGGGgagaggacgaggaggggggagagagcgGGACCGAGGTCAGCACCGGGgagaggacgaggaggggggagagagcgGGACCGCGGtcagcaccggggagaggagggggagagagcgggaCCGAGGTCAGcaccggggaggagaggaggagggagagagcgggaCTGAGGTCAGcaccggggaggagaggaggagggagagagcgggaCCGAGGTCAGcaccggggaggagaggaggagggagagagcgggaCCGAGGTCAGcaccggggaggagaggaggagggagagagcgggaCTGAGGTCAGCACCGGGGAGAGAGCGGGACTGAGGTCAGCACcggtgaggagaggaggagggagagagcgggaCTGAGGTCAGcaccggggaggagaggaggagggagagagcgggaCCGAGGtcagcaccggggagaggagggggagagagcgggaCCGAGGTCAGcaccggggaggagaggaggagggagagagcgggaCGGAGGTCAGcaccggggaggagaggaggagggagagagcgggaCTGAGGTCAGcaccggggaggagaggaggagaggaggaggtagagaGCGGGACTGAGGtcagcaccggggagaggaggagggagagagcgggaCTGAGGtcagcaccggggagaggaggagggagagagcgggaCTGAGGTCAGcaccggggaggagaggaggagggagagagcgggaCTGAGGTCAGcaccggggaggagaggaggagggagagagcgggaCTGAGGTCAGcaccggggaggagaggaggagggagagagcgggaCTGAGGTCAGcaccggggaggagaggaggagggagagagcgggaCTGAGGTCAGcaccggggaggagaggaggagggagagagcgggaCTGAGGTCAGcaccggggaggagaggaggagggagagagcgggaCTGAGGTCAGcaccggggaggagaggaggagggagagagcgggaCTGAGGTCAGcaccggggaggagaggaggagggagagagcgggaCTGAGGTCAGCaccgaggaggagaggaggagggagagagcgggaCTGAGGTCAGcaccggggaggagaggaggagggagagagcgggaCTGAGGTCAGCACCgggaaggagaggaggagggagagagcgggaCTGAGGTCAGcaccggggaggagaggaggagggagagagcgggaCTGAGGtcagcaccggggagaggaggagggagagagcgggaCTGAGGTCAGcaccggggggaggagaggaggagggagagagcgggaCTGAGGTCAGcaccggggggaggagaggaggagggagagagcgggaCTGAGGTCAGcaccggggggaggagaggaggagggagagagcgggaCTGAGGTCAGcaccggggggaggagaggaggagggagagagcgggaCTGAGGtcagcaccggggagaggaggagtgagaGAGCGGGACAGAGGtcagcaccggggagaggaggagggagagagcgggaCTGAGGTCAGcaccggggaggagaggaggagggagagagcgggaCAGAGGACACATACTGTCGGGGCTCCGGGGGTCGCGCTCTCTCTCTCAGGTGTcacacgggcgccgccatcttgttctcTTCTGTAGACAGCACGCGACGCCGGGCGGTGACGTCATTGTGTCACGTGTTTTCAGCTACGCCCATAATGGGAGGAGCTTATCACTTATGAGGTAAAATAGAAAACCAAGAAGCGGCCAATagcagaggagaggacagagggcGTGGCTAGTCACCCCGCCCCGCCCTCCGCTCATAATGGCAAAGCTCTGTGCGAAATCCAGCGGTGACCTCCCTATAGTACAGAGGAAGTCACGTGTCACAGCAGACCACGCCCCCTGCACTCTGCCCAACCTCATGTACTCTGCCCCGCTCCCTGTTCTCTGCCCAGCCCCCCATAAGCATCCACTGTACAAAGGCCCGTCCCTACAGTATGTCCCGCCCACACAttgtagctcctcctcctccttacacgtactcccccccccccctccggagcctacacagcacgtacacccccccccctccggagcctccacagcacgtacacccccccccccacaccggagcctccacagcacatacaccccccccaccggagcctccacagcacgtacacccccccaCACCGGAgactacacagcacgtacaccaccccccaccggagcctacacagcacgtacaccaccccccaccggagcctacacagcacgtacaccccccccccacaccggagactacacagcacgtacaccaccccctaccggagcctacacagcacgtacacccccccccaccggagcctccacagcacatacaccccccccaccggagcctccacagcacgtacaccacccccaaccggagcctacacggcacgttcaacaccccccaccggagcctacacagcacgtacacccccccccccacaccggagactacacagcatgtacaccaccccccaccggagcctccacagcacatacaccccccccccccaccggagcctccacagcacgtacaaaccaccaccccccccccaccggagcctacacagcacgtacaacatctcccaccggagcctccacagcacgtacacccccccccccaccggagcctacacagcacgtacaccccccccccccaccggagcctacacagcacatacaccccccccccaccggagcctccacagcacgtacaccccccccaccggagcctacacagcacgtacaccaccccccaccggagcctccacagcacgtacaccccccccccccaccggagcctccacagcatgtacacccccccccccccactggagcctccacagcacgtacaccacccccaccggagcctccacagcacgtacacccccccccccacacaccggagcctacacagcacctacaccaccccccaccggagcctacacagcacgtacaccaccccccaccggagcctccacagcacgtacaccccccccccaccggagcctacacagcatgtacaccccccccccccactggagcctccacagcacgtacaccaccccaccggagcctccacagcacgtacacccccccccacacacaccggagcctacacagc
The DNA window shown above is from Engystomops pustulosus chromosome 1, aEngPut4.maternal, whole genome shotgun sequence and carries:
- the MRPS26 gene encoding small ribosomal subunit protein mS26, whose protein sequence is MLRLPQALLLLRLSCPPCVTATRGRKSRTDPPAKSKASRIKYPPMVCIEELLNVRHRYREYTAILGAMRADFKEEMLRSRFEQQVGSFAEQRLHLEAVEHAALMAWNKEENMKALRRRLQRLKVEDQAFTILRKEATKLRDAAEQEEQHKRELEIRRLQDLSKTFITPENLLERIEAALDSPKSYNFCLDRDGRIQRQGAGQ